In a single window of the Flavobacterium sp. W4I14 genome:
- a CDS encoding sulfite reductase (ferredoxin) (product_source=KO:K00392; cath_funfam=3.30.413.10,3.90.480.10; cog=COG0155,COG1895; ko=KO:K00392; pfam=PF01077,PF03460,PF05168; superfamily=55124,56014) — translation MQSFRTELENPIVEQDIIDLENKIKAFRDGTIHDEKFRSLRLARGVYGQRQPGVQMVRIKLPFGKVTFKQLLRIADIADEYGSGNLHLTTRQDIQIHYVSLDRTPELWAKLEQDDITLREACGNTVRNVTASPNSGIDAEEPFDVSPYAQAVFAYFLRNPICQEMGRKIKISFSSSDRDTAFSYIHDLGFIPKINENGERGFKVLFAGGLGAQPFLANAVHEFLPEDQLIPFTESVLRVFDRYGERTNRNKARLKYLVQKLGLEEVLRLVAEERIANKVKTFKIDINTVPQPTLPLEQEYPAVEILNEAHYKHWLATNVIEQKQAGFYGVYVKVQVGDIKTDKARAFVDAIRLYVADEIRITQNQGLLLKFVRKEALPSLYAALNKIGFTTAGFDSLADITTCPGTDTCNLGISNSMTLAEVLEEVIYTDFPEFIYEKNIKIKISGCMNSCGQHGLAEIGFHGSSVKAEGKVVPAVQVMLGGGTVGNGVGRVAERVIKVPSKRATSVLHFILNDFKANNLEDENFHQYYDRKGKDHFYQLLKPLADLTNLKTEEFVDWGHVEEFVTAIGVGECAGVVIDLVATLLLEADEKFDWAKQNLDKGAYADAIYHTYSTFVSAAKSLLLDKGVNSSTQVGVIREFDNHYVETGEFNLSTNFSDLVLQINKNEPTAEFAQKYFEEANQFLNQIKEKRAVLAK, via the coding sequence ATGCAAAGTTTCAGAACAGAACTCGAAAATCCGATTGTCGAGCAGGACATTATCGATTTAGAGAATAAAATTAAAGCTTTTAGAGATGGAACCATCCACGACGAAAAGTTTAGAAGCCTCCGTTTAGCACGCGGTGTTTACGGTCAAAGACAACCTGGCGTACAAATGGTGCGTATTAAATTGCCTTTTGGTAAGGTAACTTTTAAGCAGTTGTTGCGTATTGCAGATATTGCTGATGAGTATGGAAGTGGAAATTTACACTTAACCACCCGTCAGGATATTCAGATTCACTATGTGAGTTTAGACCGTACTCCGGAACTTTGGGCTAAATTAGAGCAGGATGATATTACACTTCGCGAGGCTTGTGGAAATACGGTACGTAACGTAACGGCTTCTCCAAATTCTGGAATCGATGCTGAAGAACCTTTTGATGTTTCGCCTTATGCGCAAGCGGTATTTGCTTACTTTTTGCGTAACCCGATCTGTCAGGAAATGGGCAGAAAGATTAAAATTTCATTTTCTTCGAGCGATAGAGATACTGCGTTTAGCTACATTCACGATTTAGGTTTTATTCCTAAAATTAACGAAAATGGCGAGCGCGGATTTAAAGTTTTGTTTGCAGGTGGTTTAGGTGCACAGCCATTTTTGGCCAATGCGGTACACGAATTCTTGCCTGAAGATCAATTGATTCCGTTTACAGAATCTGTTCTTCGTGTGTTCGACCGTTATGGCGAACGTACCAACCGTAACAAAGCACGTTTAAAATACCTGGTTCAAAAATTAGGTTTAGAAGAAGTTTTACGTTTGGTTGCCGAAGAGCGTATTGCCAATAAAGTAAAAACCTTTAAAATAGATATCAATACTGTACCTCAGCCAACTTTACCTTTAGAACAAGAATACCCTGCGGTAGAAATATTAAACGAAGCCCATTACAAACATTGGTTAGCCACTAACGTAATTGAGCAGAAACAGGCCGGATTTTATGGCGTTTACGTAAAAGTTCAGGTAGGCGATATCAAAACAGATAAAGCAAGAGCTTTTGTCGATGCCATCAGGTTATATGTGGCTGATGAAATCAGGATTACCCAAAACCAGGGCTTGCTGTTAAAGTTTGTACGCAAAGAAGCATTACCTTCTCTATATGCGGCTTTAAATAAAATTGGTTTTACTACAGCTGGTTTTGATAGTTTAGCCGATATTACCACTTGTCCTGGTACTGATACCTGTAATTTGGGTATTTCGAACTCAATGACCTTGGCCGAAGTTTTGGAGGAAGTGATTTATACCGATTTCCCTGAGTTTATCTACGAAAAAAACATCAAGATCAAAATCAGCGGATGTATGAACTCTTGCGGTCAACATGGTTTGGCTGAGATTGGTTTCCATGGAAGTTCAGTAAAAGCTGAAGGAAAAGTTGTTCCGGCAGTTCAAGTGATGTTAGGCGGTGGAACAGTTGGAAACGGAGTAGGTAGGGTGGCAGAACGCGTAATTAAAGTGCCTTCTAAAAGAGCAACAAGTGTTTTACACTTCATTTTAAATGATTTTAAAGCCAATAACCTGGAGGATGAGAACTTTCACCAATACTATGATAGAAAAGGTAAAGACCATTTTTATCAGTTGTTAAAACCATTGGCCGATTTAACCAATCTTAAAACAGAAGAATTTGTAGATTGGGGGCATGTAGAAGAGTTTGTAACGGCAATTGGTGTAGGCGAATGTGCCGGCGTAGTGATCGATTTAGTGGCTACTTTATTGTTAGAAGCTGATGAAAAATTTGATTGGGCAAAGCAAAACTTAGATAAAGGTGCTTATGCCGATGCCATTTATCATACTTACAGCACTTTTGTAAGCGCTGCAAAATCTTTATTGTTAGATAAAGGCGTAAACAGCAGCACACAGGTTGGTGTGATCCGCGAATTTGATAACCACTATGTAGAAACAGGAGAATTTAATTTATCGACCAATTTTTCAGACCTGGTGTTACAGATCAATAAAAACGAACCAACTGCTGAGTTTGCTCAGAAATATTTCGAAGAAGCAAATCAATTTTTAAATCAGATTAAGGAAAAAAGGGCAGTATTAGCAAAATGA
- a CDS encoding sulfate adenylyltransferase subunit 2 (product_source=KO:K00957; cath_funfam=3.40.50.620; cog=COG0175; ko=KO:K00957; pfam=PF01507; superfamily=52402; tigrfam=TIGR02039): protein MTTMEVQQQRQHLIMSTYNFDYLDELEAEAIHILREVAGQFEKPALLFSGGKDSITLVRLAEKAFRPGKFPFPLVHIDTGHNFEETITYRDQMVERIGEKLIIGSVQESIDQGKVVEQTGKNASRNALQTVTLLDTIAKYQFDACIGGARRDEEKARAKERIFSVRDEFGQWDPKRQRPELWNIYNGKIHKGENIRVFPISNWTELDVWNYIRREKIGLPSIYFSHERDCITRNGQLMAASPFLNMDDEDVVERKQVRFRTVGDMSCTAAVESDATLIDDIISEISASKISERGARMDDKVSEAAMEDRKKGGYF, encoded by the coding sequence ATGACGACAATGGAAGTACAACAACAAAGACAACATTTGATAATGAGTACATATAATTTTGATTATTTAGATGAACTGGAGGCCGAGGCCATTCACATTTTACGTGAAGTAGCAGGTCAGTTTGAAAAGCCAGCCTTATTATTTTCGGGTGGAAAAGATTCAATTACTTTAGTTCGTTTGGCAGAAAAAGCTTTCCGTCCGGGGAAATTTCCTTTTCCTTTAGTGCATATTGATACAGGTCATAATTTTGAAGAAACCATCACTTACCGCGACCAAATGGTAGAGCGGATTGGCGAAAAATTAATCATCGGTTCTGTGCAAGAATCAATAGATCAGGGGAAAGTTGTAGAGCAAACAGGTAAAAATGCCAGTAGAAATGCTTTGCAGACCGTAACATTACTCGATACCATTGCAAAATACCAGTTTGATGCCTGCATCGGTGGTGCACGTAGAGATGAAGAAAAAGCAAGGGCTAAAGAACGTATTTTTTCTGTTCGTGATGAATTTGGCCAATGGGATCCAAAACGCCAACGTCCTGAACTTTGGAATATTTACAACGGTAAAATCCACAAAGGAGAAAATATCCGTGTATTCCCGATCAGTAACTGGACAGAATTAGATGTTTGGAATTATATCCGCAGAGAAAAAATAGGTCTGCCGAGTATTTATTTCTCGCACGAACGCGATTGTATCACCAGAAATGGACAGCTGATGGCTGCATCACCGTTTTTAAATATGGATGATGAAGATGTGGTAGAACGCAAACAGGTTCGTTTCCGTACAGTAGGCGATATGTCTTGTACTGCTGCGGTAGAATCGGATGCGACTTTGATTGATGATATTATTTCTGAAATCAGTGCTTCTAAAATTTCAGAACGTGGTGCCCGTATGGATGATAAAGTTTCTGAAGCCGCAATGGAAGACAGAAAAAAAGGAGGATATTTTTAA
- a CDS encoding hypothetical protein (product_source=Hypo-rule applied; cleavage_site_network=SignalP-noTM) → MKRNILYLALAAIPFAYACTQNNKTATGTKTKTDSLVSENCYAAGFEKDSAAMNVKILASGKVTGSLLVNYAEKPQNNGTINGKFNGDTLLVDYRFKTGEDTVKVYTNPLAFLKKDGKLIMGVGQIETTLGRSYFVKDKPINFEAGKFVFQEVDCK, encoded by the coding sequence ATGAAAAGAAATATCCTTTACCTTGCTTTGGCAGCAATACCTTTTGCTTATGCCTGTACCCAAAACAATAAAACAGCTACTGGCACTAAAACTAAAACCGATTCTTTGGTTAGTGAGAACTGTTATGCAGCAGGTTTTGAAAAAGACAGCGCGGCCATGAATGTGAAAATACTAGCCTCAGGCAAAGTTACGGGTTCATTATTGGTTAATTATGCCGAGAAACCGCAGAACAATGGTACCATAAACGGAAAATTTAACGGCGATACCTTACTGGTAGATTACCGCTTTAAAACTGGCGAGGACACCGTAAAAGTTTACACCAACCCATTGGCATTTTTAAAGAAAGATGGGAAACTGATTATGGGAGTGGGGCAAATAGAAACCACACTTGGCAGATCTTATTTTGTTAAAGATAAACCCATTAATTTCGAGGCCGGAAAATTTGTTTTTCAGGAGGTTGATTGTAAGTAA
- a CDS encoding uroporphyrin-III C-methyltransferase (product_source=KO:K02303; cath_funfam=3.30.950.10,3.40.1010.10; cog=COG0007; ko=KO:K02303; pfam=PF00590; superfamily=53790; tigrfam=TIGR01469), whose amino-acid sequence MVNQNKESKITLLGAGPGDPDLLTLKGVKALQTADVVLYDALTNEALLEHAPAEAIKVYVGKRSGEHSYPQDTINKLMIDYALNYGHVVRLKGGDPFVFGRGYEELDYAASYSIPVSVVPGISSSIGVPGLQQIPVTHRGMSESFWVITGTTTSGEVSADIYQAAQSNATVVVLMGLKKLPKIVEIFKAAGKHHLPTAVVQNGSAEDERLVVGVVETIEGLVQQENIKAPALLIFGEVVSLHPSFKKLIKQYASIA is encoded by the coding sequence ATGGTTAATCAAAATAAAGAATCAAAAATAACCCTTTTAGGTGCTGGTCCTGGAGATCCTGATTTATTGACATTGAAAGGGGTTAAAGCGTTGCAAACTGCAGATGTGGTTTTGTACGATGCCTTAACCAATGAAGCTTTATTGGAGCATGCTCCGGCAGAAGCCATTAAAGTTTATGTAGGAAAACGTTCAGGTGAGCATTCTTATCCTCAGGATACCATTAATAAATTAATGATCGATTATGCCTTAAACTACGGTCACGTAGTGCGTTTAAAAGGTGGCGATCCATTTGTTTTTGGCAGGGGATATGAAGAGTTGGATTATGCCGCATCTTATAGCATTCCGGTAAGTGTAGTTCCTGGTATTTCGAGTTCTATTGGTGTGCCAGGCTTACAGCAGATTCCGGTTACACACCGTGGCATGAGCGAAAGCTTTTGGGTAATTACCGGAACAACCACTTCTGGAGAAGTTTCGGCAGATATTTACCAGGCTGCACAATCTAATGCGACTGTTGTGGTACTTATGGGACTTAAAAAATTACCTAAAATTGTAGAAATTTTTAAAGCCGCAGGTAAACACCATTTACCAACCGCAGTGGTTCAGAATGGATCGGCAGAAGATGAAAGATTAGTAGTAGGTGTAGTTGAAACCATAGAAGGTTTAGTGCAACAAGAAAATATTAAAGCACCTGCTTTATTAATTTTTGGAGAAGTTGTATCATTACATCCATCATTTAAGAAATTAATTAAACAATATGCAAGTATTGCCTAA
- a CDS encoding sulfate adenylyltransferase subunit 1 (product_source=KO:K00956; cath_funfam=2.40.30.10,3.40.50.300; cog=COG2895; ko=KO:K00956; pfam=PF00009; superfamily=50447,50465,52540; tigrfam=TIGR02034), whose product MNILKFFTAGSVDDGKSTLIGRLLYDTDSILADQLEALQSSNRKNDDGTIDLAILTDGLRAEREQGITIDVAYKYFQTEKRKFIIADTPGHIQYTRNMVTGASTANLAIILIDARNGVVEQTIRHSYIVSLLGIKHVVVCINKMDMVDYSETVYSAIIEKYKVLAQQLKLADVTYIPVSALKGDNIVQNSGNMDWYEGESLLHFLEKVDTDNLDKSQLARMPVQWVIRPQTEELHDYRGYAGRVLSGTFNLNDKVTVLPSGASSTVEKIEFFDQTPDAAHAGQSVIIHLKDDVDISRGDTIVNASALPQESKLIEADLCWMDGRALDTSIMYNIQHNSKITRCKISEILHKVDINTLEKHAAEEFKLNDIGRVIIKTADALAFDLYDDNRANGSAILVDTRTNLTVGALMFRAAVE is encoded by the coding sequence ATGAACATATTAAAATTTTTCACAGCAGGAAGTGTAGATGATGGTAAAAGTACCTTAATCGGCCGTTTGTTATACGATACAGATTCTATTTTGGCCGATCAATTAGAAGCTTTACAGAGCTCTAACCGCAAAAATGATGACGGAACAATAGATTTAGCCATTTTAACCGATGGTTTAAGGGCAGAGCGCGAGCAAGGTATTACCATTGATGTAGCTTACAAATACTTTCAGACCGAAAAACGTAAATTTATTATTGCCGATACACCTGGGCATATTCAATATACAAGAAACATGGTTACAGGCGCCTCAACAGCCAACCTGGCCATTATCTTAATCGATGCCCGTAACGGTGTGGTAGAACAGACCATCCGCCATTCGTATATCGTTTCCTTATTGGGCATTAAACACGTAGTGGTTTGTATCAATAAAATGGATATGGTTGACTATAGCGAAACCGTTTATAGTGCCATCATAGAGAAATACAAAGTTTTGGCGCAGCAATTAAAGCTTGCTGATGTAACCTATATTCCCGTTAGTGCCTTAAAAGGCGATAACATTGTGCAAAATTCAGGTAACATGGATTGGTACGAAGGAGAGAGCTTGTTACATTTCTTAGAGAAGGTTGATACCGACAATTTAGATAAATCGCAATTGGCGCGTATGCCGGTACAGTGGGTAATACGTCCGCAAACAGAAGAATTGCACGACTATCGTGGTTATGCCGGTAGGGTACTAAGTGGTACTTTTAATTTAAATGATAAAGTTACCGTATTACCTAGTGGTGCGAGTTCTACGGTTGAGAAGATTGAATTTTTTGATCAAACACCAGATGCAGCTCACGCTGGCCAGTCAGTTATTATTCACTTAAAAGATGATGTAGATATTAGCCGTGGCGATACCATTGTAAATGCTTCGGCATTACCACAGGAATCGAAGCTGATTGAAGCAGACCTTTGCTGGATGGATGGCCGTGCATTGGATACTTCTATCATGTACAATATTCAGCACAATAGTAAAATCACCCGTTGTAAAATCAGTGAGATTTTGCATAAAGTTGATATTAATACACTTGAAAAACATGCTGCTGAGGAATTTAAATTGAACGATATCGGTCGTGTGATTATTAAAACCGCCGATGCTTTGGCATTCGATTTATATGATGATAACCGGGCAAACGGTTCAGCTATTTTGGTAGATACGCGTACAAATTTAACCGTTGGCGCCTTAATGTTTAGGGCAGCAGTAGAATAA
- a CDS encoding siroheme synthase-like protein (product_source=TIGR01470; cath_funfam=3.30.160.110,3.40.50.720; cog=COG0730,COG1648; ko=KO:K07090; pfam=PF01925,PF13241,PF14824; superfamily=51735,75615; tigrfam=TIGR01470; transmembrane_helix_parts=Inside_1_219,TMhelix_220_239,Outside_240_253,TMhelix_254_276,Inside_277_322,TMhelix_323_345,Outside_346_354,TMhelix_355_374,Inside_375_385,TMhelix_386_408,Outside_409_427,TMhelix_428_445,Inside_446_449,TMhelix_450_468,Outside_469_477,TMhelix_478_500,Inside_501_503), with protein MQVLPNQPDNAASFSEEEKGNQLFPVFVKLNKLRTLLIGAGNIGLEKLTAIVNNSHSATITIVAELVSPEVYALIANYPLIKVKQKSFDVDDLNDIDIVFAATNNNILNEEIRKVTHERGLLINVADKPELCDFYLGSIVQKGDLKIAISTNGKSPTIAKRLKQILNEGLPAELDETLQNMSALRQTLNGDFSAKVKKLNKVTQSLINPKKSFAERNIKWLIWAASVLLIGAIGYSLWNTEPEFQTFLINIDPLFYWFLGAGFLFALIDGAIGMSYGVTTASFSLAMGLPPASASMAIHISEVMSNGIAGWMHYRMGNVNWKLFKILILPAIIGAVLGAYILSSLEHYSAYVKPIVAVYTLFLGGIILMKAFNVKRKKADQKIKKIGLLGFVGGFIDAAFGGGWGSIVLSSLIAGGRHPLFSLGTVKISRFFIATLSSLTFFTMLGGKHWEAVVGLIIGSAIASPIAAKVSNKISAKTIMVAVGIIVMIVSLRSVIMFILKLI; from the coding sequence ATGCAAGTATTGCCTAACCAACCTGATAATGCAGCATCTTTTTCTGAAGAAGAAAAAGGTAACCAGCTCTTTCCAGTTTTTGTAAAGCTGAACAAGCTGCGTACATTATTAATTGGTGCAGGAAATATTGGGCTCGAGAAGTTAACGGCGATCGTAAATAATAGCCATAGTGCTACTATTACGATTGTTGCAGAGCTGGTATCACCGGAAGTTTATGCGCTTATCGCAAATTATCCGCTGATAAAAGTAAAGCAGAAAAGTTTCGATGTAGACGATCTGAATGACATTGACATCGTTTTCGCGGCAACCAATAACAATATTTTAAATGAAGAGATCAGAAAGGTGACGCATGAGCGTGGCCTGTTGATCAACGTGGCTGATAAGCCTGAACTTTGCGATTTCTACTTGGGATCAATCGTTCAAAAAGGTGATTTAAAGATTGCCATTTCTACAAATGGCAAATCGCCAACTATTGCCAAACGTTTAAAGCAGATTTTAAATGAAGGCTTGCCTGCCGAGCTTGATGAAACGCTACAGAATATGAGCGCTTTGCGTCAAACTTTAAATGGCGATTTTTCGGCAAAGGTTAAAAAACTGAATAAGGTTACCCAAAGTTTAATTAACCCTAAAAAAAGTTTTGCTGAGCGAAATATTAAATGGTTAATCTGGGCGGCCTCAGTTTTACTAATTGGTGCTATCGGGTATTCTTTGTGGAATACCGAACCAGAATTTCAGACTTTCCTGATCAATATTGATCCTTTGTTCTATTGGTTTTTAGGTGCTGGGTTTTTATTCGCATTAATTGATGGTGCAATTGGCATGTCGTATGGTGTTACTACGGCATCGTTCTCATTAGCGATGGGTTTACCCCCTGCATCGGCAAGTATGGCCATCCACATTTCTGAGGTAATGAGCAACGGAATTGCAGGCTGGATGCATTACCGTATGGGTAACGTAAACTGGAAACTATTCAAAATTTTAATCCTTCCAGCCATAATCGGAGCAGTTTTAGGTGCCTATATCCTTTCTTCATTAGAACATTATAGTGCTTATGTTAAGCCTATTGTGGCGGTTTATACCTTGTTTTTAGGCGGAATCATTTTAATGAAAGCTTTCAATGTGAAGAGAAAAAAAGCCGATCAAAAAATTAAAAAAATTGGTTTATTGGGCTTTGTTGGTGGTTTTATCGATGCTGCCTTTGGCGGGGGCTGGGGTTCGATCGTATTATCAAGCTTAATTGCAGGTGGCAGGCATCCATTGTTTTCTTTGGGTACCGTAAAAATCAGCCGCTTTTTTATCGCCACCTTAAGTTCGCTTACTTTTTTTACCATGTTAGGTGGCAAACACTGGGAAGCCGTTGTAGGCTTAATTATCGGTAGTGCAATCGCATCACCGATAGCCGCAAAAGTATCGAACAAAATATCTGCGAAAACCATTATGGTTGCCGTGGGAATTATCGTAATGATTGTAAGCTTACGCAGTGTAATTATGTTTATTTTAAAATTAATTTAG
- a CDS encoding putative membrane protein (product_source=KO:K08994; cog=COG3781; ko=KO:K08994; pfam=PF01062; transmembrane_helix_parts=Inside_1_19,TMhelix_20_37,Outside_38_40,TMhelix_41_60,Inside_61_229,TMhelix_230_249,Outside_250_258,TMhelix_259_281,Inside_282_336) produces MHAGKKYTFFEFIVWTRRDIYRLTVLAIIPTVLYHFCKFTFLSISWVPVALLGTAVSFIISFKNNASYSRLWEARQIYGGIINVSRAFGVMVRDYLASQDKKADVQIIFYRHFAWLTALRFQLREPRAWENANDPRNIEYARLYHVSEKTDKLEDTLSKYLSADELKYVLSKKNKATQLMALQSSHINKLATARNLSDLQLQSLQNSVTSFYDNQGKAERIKNFPYPRHFSSIATIMLNLFVFLVPYGLLNEFNKLGNGTLIEGYSIWLNIPFAILLTWVFNSLDIVGESSTNPFEGSANDVPITNISRTIEIDMREMLDETDLPPVLTPENSILM; encoded by the coding sequence ATGCACGCTGGAAAGAAATATACCTTTTTTGAATTTATTGTATGGACCCGACGGGATATTTACCGTTTAACCGTTCTTGCCATTATTCCTACTGTACTTTATCATTTTTGTAAATTCACCTTTCTCTCCATTTCATGGGTTCCGGTAGCACTTTTAGGTACCGCTGTTTCCTTTATCATCAGTTTTAAAAACAATGCCAGTTATTCGCGTCTTTGGGAAGCCCGACAGATTTACGGCGGGATTATCAATGTGAGTCGTGCTTTCGGGGTAATGGTACGCGATTACTTAGCATCACAAGATAAAAAAGCAGATGTTCAAATCATTTTTTACCGTCATTTTGCCTGGCTAACAGCCTTAAGGTTTCAGTTAAGAGAGCCGAGAGCCTGGGAAAACGCGAACGACCCCCGTAATATTGAATATGCCAGATTGTACCACGTTTCCGAAAAAACTGATAAGTTAGAAGATACCCTATCGAAATATCTTTCAGCAGATGAATTGAAATACGTTTTAAGCAAGAAGAATAAGGCCACCCAATTAATGGCTTTACAATCGAGCCACATTAATAAATTAGCAACTGCCAGAAACCTATCCGATTTACAATTACAGTCCTTGCAAAACTCAGTTACCAGTTTTTACGATAACCAAGGTAAAGCTGAAAGGATTAAAAACTTTCCTTACCCACGTCATTTTTCATCAATAGCCACCATTATGTTAAACCTGTTTGTGTTTTTGGTGCCCTATGGCCTATTAAACGAATTTAACAAATTGGGCAATGGTACTTTGATTGAGGGTTATTCCATTTGGTTAAACATTCCATTTGCGATTTTACTCACCTGGGTTTTTAACTCTTTGGATATTGTTGGCGAAAGTTCTACAAATCCTTTTGAAGGAAGTGCCAATGACGTGCCGATCACCAATATCTCGAGGACAATAGAAATTGATATGAGGGAGATGCTTGATGAAACTGATCTGCCTCCTGTACTAACACCCGAAAACAGTATACTGATGTAA
- a CDS encoding phosphoadenosine phosphosulfate reductase (product_source=KO:K00390; cath_funfam=3.40.50.620; cog=COG0175; ko=KO:K00390; pfam=PF01507; superfamily=52402; tigrfam=TIGR02055), whose product MENLEEIKAALAGLSTIDKLKFLADKYADRIIFSTSFGWEDQAITHLIFSNNIPIKVFTLETGRLFPETYYVWNRTLEIYNKPIHAYYPQNELLQDMVNTKGPSSFYESVENRKECCYIRKIEPLKRALKGNEIWVTGIRADQSANREDMHDLEWDEGNQLVKFHPIFDWTLDDVKAYIKENNIVYNTLHDKGFPSIGCAPCTRAVQPGEDFRAGRWWWEDQSKKECGLHAAS is encoded by the coding sequence ATGGAGAACCTAGAGGAGATAAAAGCAGCACTGGCAGGTTTAAGTACAATTGATAAACTGAAATTTTTGGCAGATAAATATGCCGACCGTATTATATTTTCGACCAGTTTCGGTTGGGAAGATCAGGCGATTACACATTTAATTTTTTCAAATAATATTCCGATCAAGGTTTTTACTTTAGAAACCGGACGTTTGTTCCCAGAAACTTATTACGTTTGGAACCGAACCCTGGAAATTTATAACAAACCCATTCATGCCTATTATCCACAGAACGAATTGCTGCAGGATATGGTAAATACAAAAGGCCCGAGCAGCTTCTACGAGTCGGTAGAGAATAGGAAAGAGTGCTGTTACATCCGTAAAATCGAACCTTTAAAAAGAGCCTTAAAAGGTAATGAGATCTGGGTAACAGGAATCAGGGCCGATCAAAGTGCCAACCGTGAAGACATGCACGATTTAGAATGGGACGAAGGAAACCAATTGGTTAAATTCCATCCTATTTTCGATTGGACTTTAGATGATGTGAAAGCATATATTAAAGAAAACAACATTGTTTACAATACCCTGCACGATAAAGGTTTTCCGAGTATAGGATGCGCCCCATGTACCAGAGCAGTACAGCCAGGCGAAGATTTTAGGGCCGGTAGATGGTGGTGGGAAGACCAGAGTAAAAAAGAATGCGGTTTGCATGCTGCATCTTGA
- a CDS encoding uroporphyrin-III C-methyltransferase (product_source=KO:K02303; cath_funfam=3.30.950.10,3.40.1010.10; cog=COG0007; ko=KO:K02303; pfam=PF00590; superfamily=53790; tigrfam=TIGR01469), with protein MILNKVEKANIEPRITLIGAGPGDPDLFSLKGVKALKTADVVLYDANVNEALLCHAPDGIPKVYVGKRSDDESFSQDAVNKLIVDYALNYGHVVRLKSGDPFFFAKGYEEIDAAESYSIPTEIIPGISSATGAPSLQKIPMIYKDLSESFWAVTGTNSKGEISEDLYIAAKTKATIVVLNGIERVKEIAAIFQAENKNLLPVAVIQNGSTPEEKIAVGIVDTIAEIVEDKRITAPALLVFGDVVSLHPQFQPIRDFYEIIAEEY; from the coding sequence ATGATTTTGAATAAAGTAGAAAAAGCGAACATTGAACCAAGAATTACTTTAATAGGTGCAGGTCCTGGCGATCCGGATTTATTTAGTTTAAAAGGTGTTAAAGCATTAAAAACAGCTGATGTTGTTTTATATGATGCAAATGTGAACGAGGCTTTATTGTGTCATGCGCCAGATGGTATACCGAAAGTTTATGTGGGCAAACGTTCAGATGATGAATCGTTTTCTCAGGATGCGGTTAATAAATTGATTGTTGATTACGCTTTAAATTACGGTCACGTGGTACGTTTAAAAAGTGGCGACCCGTTTTTCTTTGCAAAAGGATATGAAGAAATAGATGCTGCAGAATCGTACAGTATCCCTACCGAAATTATTCCGGGTATTTCGAGTGCAACCGGTGCGCCAAGTTTGCAAAAGATCCCGATGATCTATAAAGATTTGAGTGAAAGTTTTTGGGCAGTAACAGGAACAAACTCAAAGGGCGAAATTTCTGAAGATTTATATATCGCAGCAAAAACGAAAGCAACTATTGTTGTTTTAAACGGAATTGAGAGAGTAAAAGAAATTGCCGCAATTTTCCAGGCAGAAAATAAAAACCTTTTGCCAGTAGCAGTAATTCAAAATGGTTCTACACCAGAAGAAAAAATTGCAGTTGGTATTGTTGATACGATTGCTGAAATTGTTGAAGACAAAAGAATAACTGCCCCGGCTTTATTGGTTTTTGGAGATGTGGTTTCATTACACCCACAGTTTCAGCCAATCCGCGATTTTTACGAAATTATCGCCGAAGAGTACTAA